The window AAGCTGGCGAGCTCTAGCGCGTTAACCGCGGTAGTCGCCTTGAGCTGGTCGGAGTCGACGACCGCTATTAGCGTGCTCGAACCTCGAGTCCCACCTGAAGATGAAGTAGACTGCCAGCACGTCGGTGTCAACGGCGATCAAAGCCTCACCCTTAGCCTGCGCAGAACCTCGGAGACATCGTCTGTCCCGAAGAAGGCAGCAATCCTCCGCCTCGCCTCCTCCACGTCGACTTCAACCAGGCTTCCTGGACCCAAGCTCCTTTCAACGCGGCCGGCAACGTACCCCTCGATGAGCGCCAACCCCTCACCCAGCACGCTGTAAGCGCTTAAGACGCGGCGAATCCCTTCAGCGACAGCTTCGCTCCTTGAGCGGAAAATCCCCGCTTCAACCAGCCTATCCAGCGCGGCAACCACGCTTTCGGGAACCTTCACCTGCGGGAGCACACTCCTCCTACCCATCGGTATGAAACAAGCATATCCGGTGTTAAGTGCACTACCGGCGCCGCGCAGACCCGCGGGGCTCGCCGAGTGCGGACACCTTCCGAAAAACGGTAGTGTGAGCACGACCCAGCCCCCCGCGGCCCCAGAAGCTTTGTACAGCACTGTGCTTCCGATGCGAGCCCTCCGGCATCCCGCAGACACGCTGAAAGTGCGGCGCAAGCCTGCGCGGCGGGTACCGTTCTTGAAGCACTAGTCAGGAGTGGGGGTGCCGGCGGCCCAGCCCCATCAATGTGGCCTCGGCAGCAAGCGACCCCCTCCGCGTAGGAGGCTGGGCGGGGCTAGTACCTGCAGCTACTGCAGCTGCTTCAGCAGCCTCGCTATATCGTCCAGGTACTCTTTAACCTTCTCTAGCTCATACTCCGCAAGCTTTAGGTTAGAGGAGTAGAGGCTGTAGCGGAAACGGTTGAGGTACGAGAGCCTAGCAGCATACCTATCCCTGATCCTCAACCTAGCCACCTCGGGGAAGCTGGTCTCGAGCTCCACGAGGACTCTATCCTCCTCCCAACTGCTGGGCAGCTTACCCTTCAGCATGAGAACTAAGGCTTTAGTCGCCTGCTCCACAGCACCCGACGCCTTCTCAACTGCAACCGCGATCCTCACCCAACCGCCCTCCCCCACGCCAGACTCGAACTCCCTCACGGCTTCCCTGTATAGCCTGCGCGCTGACTCAAGGAGTGCCACCGCTCTCTCAGCCACGGTCTCCGCCACGTCACACCACCTTTTCGCCGAACTACCAGCTAAGCCTTGGGGGCTCCCACGGCTTTAAGCACTTCGCGAAAAAGATCCCTAGCCTCTAGAAGCTTCGATAAACCTTCAAAATGGGCTCTCCTGGCGACAGGGGCCTGGTGGAGCGGGGAGCTTGAGGCTTAGGAAACAGCTGCTATCTCACTTTGAGGCGTAGGCTCGAAGGAGCCACAGCTGCTGCGGGTTGAGCGGGGATGCGGGGAAGCTATTGTCGATAGGAACCTGTCCACTAGCTTCGATCTGCACTAATGCTCCTTGATGTCCGCCCAACTGGCGATCGAGTTAGGCGTAAACGGTGTTCAATAGGACCCGCTCCACGCTCTCCCACCTGCTAAGGTCTACCTTTAGCTCCGGCTGACTATCCGCCAGCCTCACCAGAAGCACGTCCGAGTGGAAGCCTGCGTGGGCGATGAAGTCCCGATCAAACGTGCCTTCCCGGCTGTCAGCCACCCCCTCAGGCCCCCTGTAGCTCGAG of the Thermofilaceae archaeon genome contains:
- a CDS encoding ribbon-helix-helix protein, CopG family gives rise to the protein MGRRSVLPQVKVPESVVAALDRLVEAGIFRSRSEAVAEGIRRVLSAYSVLGEGLALIEGYVAGRVERSLGPGSLVEVDVEEARRRIAAFFGTDDVSEVLRRLRVRL